In a single window of the Amycolatopsis sp. cg5 genome:
- the rpmF gene encoding 50S ribosomal protein L32, translating to MAVPKRKMSRSNTRSRRSQWKAAPVQLVPCSNRACKQPKLQHIACPACGQHNGRQVVEPA from the coding sequence GTGGCCGTCCCCAAGCGGAAGATGTCGCGATCGAACACGCGCTCGCGCCGCAGCCAGTGGAAGGCTGCTCCGGTTCAGCTGGTGCCTTGCTCCAACCGCGCCTGCAAGCAGCCGAAGCTGCAGCACATCGCTTGCCCGGCGTGCGGTCAGCACAACGGTCGCCAGGTCGTCGAGCCCGCCTGA
- a CDS encoding DUF177 domain-containing protein, whose amino-acid sequence MPEDKLPPTRPARVDLRSPWVIDTRELARHAGLSRPVQRKVPLEETLGVKDVIVVPAGTEIDLDLLLESVVEGVLVTGTASVTATGSCSRCLDPITEDVEVELTELFAYPGSTTEETTEEDEIYRLVDDRIELEPLVCDALVLALPLVPLCEENCQGLCSGCGVKWADLEPGHGHEKIDPRWAALVERFDGDSEGDQAPGKQA is encoded by the coding sequence ATGCCTGAAGACAAGCTCCCGCCCACGCGCCCCGCGCGCGTCGATCTGCGCAGCCCGTGGGTCATCGACACCCGTGAACTCGCCCGCCACGCCGGGCTGAGCCGTCCTGTCCAGCGCAAGGTCCCGCTCGAGGAGACCTTGGGCGTCAAGGACGTCATCGTCGTGCCCGCCGGCACCGAGATCGACCTCGACCTGCTGCTCGAATCCGTGGTCGAGGGCGTGCTGGTCACCGGCACCGCCTCGGTCACCGCGACCGGCAGCTGCTCACGCTGCCTCGACCCGATCACCGAGGACGTCGAGGTCGAGCTCACCGAACTGTTCGCCTATCCGGGCTCCACGACCGAGGAGACCACGGAAGAGGACGAGATCTATCGCCTGGTCGACGACCGCATCGAGCTCGAGCCGCTGGTGTGCGACGCGCTCGTGCTGGCGCTGCCGCTGGTGCCCCTGTGCGAGGAAAACTGCCAGGGCCTCTGCTCCGGGTGCGGTGTCAAGTGGGCCGATCTCGAGCCCGGACACGGGCATGAGAAGATAGACCCTCGGTGGGCCGCACTTGTCGAGCGCTTCGACGGTGACTCCGAAGGTGACCAGGCCCCCGGCAAGCAAGCCTGA
- a CDS encoding DivIVA domain-containing protein — MYRVFEALDELVTIVEEARGVPMTSSCVVPRGDVLELLDDVRDALPAEVDDAQDVLDKRDQLIHTARSEADKTVTEANAEADRTVGEAQAHAERILAEAQARAEQMMADAHAEAERMVAAGQAEFQNLTDRSRAESERMIQAGRDAYDRAIDEGRNEQARLVSQTEVVQAAHAESARIVDEAHAEADKQRADCDAYVDGKLAEFSELLATTLRTVDSGRNHLRAPTGLAGGVGRSSTLYDFQP; from the coding sequence GTGTACCGGGTTTTCGAGGCGCTCGACGAATTGGTCACGATCGTCGAAGAGGCGCGCGGGGTGCCGATGACCTCCAGCTGTGTGGTGCCGCGCGGTGACGTGCTCGAACTGCTCGACGACGTCCGCGACGCGCTGCCGGCGGAGGTCGACGACGCGCAGGACGTGCTGGACAAGCGTGATCAGCTGATCCACACCGCGCGGTCCGAGGCCGACAAGACGGTCACCGAGGCCAACGCCGAGGCCGATCGCACGGTCGGCGAGGCGCAGGCGCACGCCGAGCGCATCCTCGCCGAGGCGCAGGCCCGCGCCGAGCAGATGATGGCCGACGCGCACGCCGAGGCCGAGCGCATGGTCGCCGCCGGGCAGGCCGAGTTCCAGAACCTCACCGACCGCTCGCGCGCCGAGTCCGAGCGGATGATCCAGGCCGGGCGTGACGCGTACGACCGCGCCATCGACGAGGGCCGCAACGAGCAGGCCCGCCTGGTCTCGCAGACCGAGGTCGTCCAGGCCGCGCACGCCGAGTCGGCCCGCATCGTCGACGAGGCGCACGCGGAGGCCGACAAGCAGCGTGCCGACTGCGACGCCTACGTCGACGGCAAGCTCGCCGAGTTCTCCGAGCTGCTGGCCACCACGCTGCGCACCGTCGACTCCGGGCGCAACCACCTGCGTGCCCCGACGGGCCTCGCGGGCGGCGTCGGCCGCAGCAGCACCCTGTACGACTTCCAGCCGTGA
- the coaD gene encoding pantetheine-phosphate adenylyltransferase — protein MRRAVCPGSYDPATNGHLDIIERSAKLFDEVIVLVGINKNKKGLFTVEERLDMLRETTAGLGNVRVDSWQGLTVDYCRDNDIVAITKGLRSVSDFDYELQMAQMNHELSKVETLLMPNNPAYGFVSSSLVKEVATYGGDIEHLVPPVVFERLTKRLREKDS, from the coding sequence ATGCGTCGCGCAGTCTGTCCGGGCAGCTACGACCCGGCAACGAACGGCCACCTCGACATCATCGAGCGGTCGGCCAAGCTCTTCGACGAAGTCATCGTCCTGGTCGGGATCAACAAGAACAAGAAGGGCCTGTTCACCGTCGAGGAACGGCTGGACATGCTCCGCGAGACCACGGCGGGCCTGGGCAACGTGCGCGTCGACTCGTGGCAGGGGCTCACCGTCGACTACTGCCGCGACAACGACATCGTGGCCATCACCAAGGGCCTGCGCTCGGTCAGCGACTTCGACTACGAGCTCCAGATGGCCCAGATGAACCACGAGCTGTCCAAGGTCGAGACCCTGCTGATGCCGAACAACCCCGCGTACGGGTTCGTGTCCAGCTCGCTCGTGAAGGAGGTCGCGACGTACGGCGGCGACATCGAGCACCTGGTGCCCCCGGTCGTCTTCGAGCGCCTGACCAAGCGCCTGCGCGAAAAGGACTCGTGA
- the rsmD gene encoding 16S rRNA (guanine(966)-N(2))-methyltransferase RsmD translates to MTRIVAGKAGGRRLKVPPKGTRPTSERVREAMFNALEVAGELDGSRVLDLYAGSGALGLEALSRGAADAWFVEADRRAGEVLRANVGELNLGGTVRIGQVEAVVSGPAPMPFDVVIADPPYAVDSAQLGSVLSSLAAGGWVTDGALLIIERATRDGEPDWPLSFEPMRVKRYGDTALHWAEYVTKAVQSP, encoded by the coding sequence GTGACCAGGATCGTGGCCGGCAAGGCGGGCGGCAGGCGGCTCAAGGTTCCCCCGAAGGGGACAAGGCCGACGTCCGAGCGCGTGCGCGAGGCGATGTTCAACGCCCTCGAAGTCGCAGGTGAGCTGGACGGATCCCGCGTGCTGGACCTCTACGCGGGCTCCGGAGCCCTCGGTCTGGAGGCACTCTCGCGCGGCGCGGCCGACGCCTGGTTCGTCGAAGCGGACCGCCGCGCGGGCGAAGTTCTTCGCGCGAACGTCGGTGAGCTAAATCTCGGTGGAACGGTCCGCATTGGACAGGTCGAGGCCGTGGTCTCGGGACCGGCGCCCATGCCGTTCGACGTCGTCATCGCCGACCCGCCGTACGCCGTCGACTCGGCCCAGCTCGGTTCCGTGCTGTCGTCGCTCGCCGCGGGCGGCTGGGTGACCGACGGAGCACTGCTGATCATCGAACGTGCCACTCGCGACGGCGAACCCGACTGGCCATTGTCGTTCGAGCCCATGCGGGTGAAGCGCTACGGCGACACCGCGCTCCACTGGGCCGAATATGTGACGAAGGCTGTGCAGTCACCATAG